The DNA window AGCGAAACCTCCTTTGCATGTAAAAATGGAAAAAAGAATTTGCAACCCAAGAATTAAAAGCACGCCAAATCTTGCTTTGCGAACGTTTCAAATTCTCTTCGGAAAGAAAAAAGAAATTTCAGACGAATTACTGTTTGGAGGTTTTTCTGATGACTGAGTTTCTAACTTATTTCCATGATCTTCTTGGCCCAGAAAAATTTATTCCTCTTTTAAGAGCTCTTGTTATTCTTGCTGTCGGCTTTTTTATTTTCCGCATCACAAAAAAAAGCATTCTCAAACTCACTTCCTCACATCTTAATCGACAACAAGTGATGCTTCTGTGGAAAATTGTCAGCTTTCTTTTTTCTCTTCTTCTCTTCACTTTGGTTTTAAATGAACTTGGTTTTTCACTGAGCATTCTTCTAGGCGCTGCGGGAATTCTTACCGTTGCCTTAGGCTTTGCTTCACAAACAGCAGTTTCAAATCTCATCAGCGGCCTCTTCCTTATTGGTGAACGACCTTTCGTAGTTGGCGATATTATCGAAATAGACAGCGTTACTGGCGAAGTGCTTTCCACTGATCTTCTTTCAATTAAACTTCGAACCTTTGATAACTTGTTAGTGCGCATTCCAAACGAAGTTGTTTTGAAATCGAAATCAACAAACAACACACGTTTTCCTATTCGTAGATTTGATGCACAACTTCTTGTTGCCTACAAAGAAGATATTGATCATGTAAAAAACGTTCTCCACGAAGTGGCAAATAAAAATATTATCTGCCTTGATGAACCTCGCCCTCTTTTCATTTTCAAATCCTTTAAAGATTCTGGCATTGAAATTCAATATTCACTTTGGTCTAAACGTGAACATCATCTTGAATTAAGAAACACCTTTTACAGTGAAGTAAAAAAAGCCTTCGAACGCGAAGGCATTGAAATTCCTTATCCTCATTTCAGTATTCGTACTGCATCACATACAAAACCATTTCCTGTTGAAACTTACATTCCAAAGAAAAAAGAAAATCATGAATGAACAAAATAATTATGGCCTTGTTTTATCTGGAGGCGGTGCCCGCGGAGCCTATCAGGCTGGCGTTTTGAAGGCTGTTGAAAAAATTATTTGCAAACGAAGAACTGATGCTGCTCCCTTTTCTGTGCTCAGCGGAAGCAGTGCTGGCGCCATCAACACCGGTTTTGTGGCAGCCAAAATTGACGACTTTTCTATTGCCATTCGCGATCTTTGTTTGGCTTGGTCCAACATTACTTCACAAGATGTCTACAAAATAAATACTTATGCCTTTTTGAAAAACTTTTTTCAGTGGATTGCACAATTAAGTTTAGGGTCATTTTACAAAGAGAAAAAAACAAGATTCC is part of the Deltaproteobacteria bacterium CG11_big_fil_rev_8_21_14_0_20_42_23 genome and encodes:
- a CDS encoding mechanosensitive ion channel protein, whose protein sequence is MTEFLTYFHDLLGPEKFIPLLRALVILAVGFFIFRITKKSILKLTSSHLNRQQVMLLWKIVSFLFSLLLFTLVLNELGFSLSILLGAAGILTVALGFASQTAVSNLISGLFLIGERPFVVGDIIEIDSVTGEVLSTDLLSIKLRTFDNLLVRIPNEVVLKSKSTNNTRFPIRRFDAQLLVAYKEDIDHVKNVLHEVANKNIICLDEPRPLFIFKSFKDSGIEIQYSLWSKREHHLELRNTFYSEVKKAFEREGIEIPYPHFSIRTASHTKPFPVETYIPKKKENHE